A stretch of the Deltaproteobacteria bacterium genome encodes the following:
- a CDS encoding tRNA (uridine(34)/cytosine(34)/5-carboxymethylaminomethyluridine(34)-2'-O)-methyltransferase TrmL, whose amino-acid sequence MKSLDKSESFPSLHVVLVEPEIPPNTGSIARLCGATNSVLHLIHPLGFKTDDRNLRRAGLDYWSSVTVRHHSSLKTFMLENAGGDLLYFSTRGKYVYTEADFTPGCYLVFGKETEGLPPSLIKKNIERSFYLPIWGKVRSLNLSNAVGIVLYEAYRKLGIW is encoded by the coding sequence ATGAAATCCCTTGACAAGTCCGAATCTTTCCCTTCTCTCCATGTAGTACTTGTAGAGCCGGAGATACCACCCAACACCGGCAGCATTGCCCGGCTTTGCGGGGCAACCAACTCCGTCCTTCACCTTATCCATCCGCTTGGCTTTAAGACCGACGACAGGAATCTCCGAAGAGCAGGCCTTGACTACTGGTCCAGTGTAACTGTCAGACATCACAGCAGCTTAAAGACCTTTATGCTTGAAAATGCCGGAGGTGACCTCCTTTATTTCTCAACCAGGGGTAAATATGTCTATACTGAAGCGGATTTCACGCCTGGATGCTATCTCGTCTTCGGGAAAGAGACCGAGGGGCTTCCTCCTTCTCTTATCAAGAAAAACATTGAAAGGAGTTTTTACCTTCCCATATGGGGTAAAGTGAGAAGCCTTAATCTGTCTAATGCCGTAGGGATAGTCCTTTACGAAGCATACAGAAAGCTTGGGATCTGGTAA
- a CDS encoding transcriptional repressor, giving the protein MFREFSHNSSIYSNSQNEGLIMQKKSELQVFREYLQKNRLRYTQEREQIIREIFATHDHFDVDTLYLTIRRKGMHISKASIYRLLPLLIEAGLVQDVFFEDGHMHYEHIYGHEHHCHLRCIECGKIEEFTDPRLNDIEKDLEERFGFKILNHKLDVKGLCPECREKIKKMA; this is encoded by the coding sequence ATGTTTCGCGAATTCAGCCATAATTCATCGATTTATTCAAATTCACAAAATGAGGGCCTCATCATGCAAAAAAAATCGGAATTACAAGTCTTTCGTGAGTACCTTCAAAAAAACAGGCTGCGTTACACCCAGGAACGAGAACAGATAATAAGAGAGATCTTTGCCACCCATGACCACTTTGATGTAGACACACTTTATCTGACTATAAGGCGAAAGGGTATGCATATCTCAAAGGCATCCATATATCGCCTTCTTCCCCTTCTAATAGAAGCCGGCCTGGTCCAGGACGTGTTCTTTGAAGACGGCCACATGCACTATGAGCACATATATGGCCATGAACACCATTGCCACCTTCGATGTATTGAGTGCGGGAAGATCGAGGAATTCACAGACCCGAGATTAAATGACATCGAAAAGGACCTGGAAGAGCGTTTTGGTTTTAAAATACTGAATCATAAACTGGATGTGAAGGGATTGTGTCCTGAATGCCGTGAAAAAATCAAAAAAATGGCATGA
- a CDS encoding SAM-dependent methyltransferase — translation MTQDVKKSVSYLPEISSEVTEGCLRDYGIKVLQPRYGYRFSVDSLLLADFVRPRKYDHILDIGTGCGVIALVLAKKHSNVKITALEIQKDLAEIAGKNIRLNHLDGQITVDELDLNRIPEVFSAGSFDHVVANPPYRSPVSGRLCKNSQETLARHEILTDLDQILSAARYALHPGGRISLIYRADRAARLLAGMHELNLEPKRLRMIHPDLNLPAKLILVEGCKDAGEELRILPPIFLNRP, via the coding sequence ATGACTCAAGACGTAAAAAAATCAGTTTCATATTTACCAGAAATCTCATCTGAAGTCACGGAGGGCTGTCTCAGGGATTACGGTATAAAGGTCCTCCAGCCCAGGTATGGGTACCGTTTTTCTGTAGACTCGCTACTGCTTGCGGACTTTGTCAGGCCCAGAAAATACGATCATATCCTGGACATTGGCACAGGATGTGGGGTCATAGCCCTGGTCCTTGCCAAAAAACACAGCAATGTAAAAATAACCGCCCTTGAGATACAGAAAGATCTTGCCGAAATCGCGGGAAAGAATATCCGTTTGAACCATCTGGATGGACAGATCACGGTTGATGAATTGGACTTAAATAGAATACCGGAAGTATTTTCTGCGGGCAGTTTTGACCATGTGGTGGCCAACCCGCCTTACAGGTCTCCGGTATCCGGCAGACTTTGCAAGAACTCCCAGGAGACCCTTGCAAGGCACGAGATCCTGACAGACCTTGACCAGATACTCTCCGCAGCCCGTTATGCACTCCATCCCGGAGGCAGGATAAGCCTTATATATCGTGCTGACCGTGCCGCCAGGCTTTTGGCCGGCATGCATGAGCTGAACCTTGAACCTAAGAGATTGAGAATGATTCACCCCGACCTGAATCTGCCTGCCAAACTGATCCTGGTTGAGGGATGTAAAGATGCAGGAGAAGAGCTCAGGATCTTGCCACCGATTTTTCTGAACAGGCCATGA
- the proC gene encoding pyrroline-5-carboxylate reductase, whose translation MARKKIKKIFKTLGFVGGGQMAEALIKGLLSKEFLKPGQITASDLSEVRRNYLGKTFGISTTSENKEAVKGSEIIILAVKPQVMSTVLEEIGPVVSSNHLVVSIAAGITVHFLEKRLPEDTKVVRVMPNTPALVQAGAAALCKGTAAGPGDLDMVREILDAVGKAVVVPESLMDAVTGLSGSGPAYVFTFIEGLIDAGVREGLPRTVARDLVVQTVLGAALMCQNTERHPAELTAMVTSPGGTTVAGLHVLERGALRGIIMDAVRAATERSRELGS comes from the coding sequence ATGGCAAGGAAAAAAATAAAAAAAATTTTCAAGACATTGGGATTTGTTGGTGGAGGACAGATGGCAGAAGCCCTGATAAAGGGGTTGTTGTCAAAAGAGTTCTTAAAACCGGGCCAAATCACGGCATCTGATCTGTCCGAAGTCAGGAGAAATTATCTCGGGAAGACATTCGGGATAAGTACTACGTCCGAAAACAAGGAAGCAGTCAAGGGATCCGAGATTATTATCCTCGCGGTTAAGCCCCAGGTTATGTCCACAGTCCTTGAAGAAATTGGGCCGGTTGTGAGCAGCAATCATCTTGTCGTATCCATAGCTGCCGGAATAACTGTTCATTTTCTGGAAAAGAGACTCCCTGAGGATACAAAAGTAGTGCGTGTGATGCCCAATACTCCCGCATTGGTTCAGGCAGGGGCTGCAGCACTGTGCAAAGGGACTGCCGCCGGTCCGGGCGATCTGGATATGGTTCGAGAGATATTGGACGCAGTGGGCAAAGCAGTTGTAGTACCGGAGTCATTGATGGATGCAGTCACAGGGCTCAGTGGCAGCGGACCCGCATATGTTTTTACATTTATCGAGGGATTGATAGACGCAGGAGTGCGGGAAGGATTGCCAAGAACCGTTGCCCGGGACTTGGTGGTCCAGACCGTGCTTGGGGCGGCCCTTATGTGCCAGAATACAGAGAGACATCCGGCAGAACTGACTGCGATGGTGACCAGTCCGGGGGGAACCACTGTTGCGGGTCTGCATGTCCTGGAGCGGGGGGCCTTGCGTGGAATAATAATGGATGCGGTCAGGGCAGCAACCGAGAGATCCAGGGAGCTTGGTAGCTAA
- a CDS encoding D-tyrosyl-tRNA(Tyr) deacylase, producing MRAVWQRVSEAWVEVSDKIIGRIGKGVLVLLGVESDDTDADAALIAEKCLNLRVFDDKDGRLNLSLADIGGELLLVSQFTLCADCRKGRRPSFVRAAAPGEANRLYELVADMIRDKGIKVKTGRFQSHMKVHLVNDGPVTLLLDSRKRF from the coding sequence ATGAGAGCGGTTTGGCAGAGGGTCAGTGAGGCCTGGGTTGAGGTGAGCGATAAGATCATAGGACGCATCGGCAAGGGAGTCCTTGTGCTCCTTGGAGTGGAATCAGATGACACCGATGCTGATGCGGCCTTAATAGCAGAAAAATGTTTGAATCTCAGGGTCTTTGATGATAAGGACGGCCGCCTTAACCTCTCGTTAGCTGATATCGGAGGAGAACTGCTTCTGGTATCACAGTTCACTTTGTGTGCGGATTGCAGGAAGGGAAGAAGGCCGTCCTTTGTCAGGGCCGCTGCTCCTGGCGAGGCCAACAGGCTCTATGAGCTCGTGGCCGATATGATCAGGGACAAAGGTATCAAGGTGAAGACCGGCCGTTTCCAGAGCCACATGAAGGTGCATCTGGTTAATGATGGTCCGGTGACGTTGTTGCTGGACAGCCGGAAGAGATTTTGA